A part of Chanos chanos chromosome 9, fChaCha1.1, whole genome shotgun sequence genomic DNA contains:
- the pnck gene encoding calcium/calmodulin-dependent protein kinase type 1B, translating to MMPLMRDPRKKAEDITAVYELREKLGEGSFSEVRVAQHRRSQKLVAVKCIRKRALKGKESMLENEITVLRKINHENIVSLLETFETPTKLYLVMTLVTGGELLDRILARGSYTEKDASRVIRQVLEAVRYLHQLGIVHRDLKPENLLYETPHEDSKIVISDFGLSKMEDQGALTTACGTPAYVAPELLQQKSYGKEVDLWALGVITFILLCGYPPFYDDNDTQLYKQIIKAEYEFDSPYWDEISDSAKDFIVHLLQKEPEKRYNCDQALQHPWISGGAALEKNIHGSVSEQIQKNFAKTQWKRAFNATMVVRHLSKMAHVGDDEAGDSSSGREISMHGTDIANEDSKAIV from the exons ATGATGCCGCTTATGAGAGACCCACGAAAGAAAGCTGAAGATATTACAGCTGTCtatgagctgagagagaaactgggaga AGGCTCTTTCTCAGAGGTGAGGGTTGCTCAACACAGACGTTCCCAGAAGCTTGTAGCTGTTAAGTGCATCCGCAAGAGGGCGCTAAAGGGCAAAGAATCCATGTTAGAGAATGAAATTACGGTCCTGCGCAA GATAAACCACGAAAACATTGTTTCCTTGCTGGAGACGTTTGAGACGCCAACGAAGCTGTACTTGGTAATGACTCT GGTAACAGGTGGGGAGCTGCTGGACAGGATCTTGGCGAGAGGTAGCTACACAGAGAAAGATGCCAGCCGTGTCATCCGCCAGGTGCTGGAGGCAGTTAGGTACTTGCACCAGCTGGGCATCGTACACAGGGACCTGAAG CCTGAGAATCTTCTCTATGAAACACCACATGAGGACTCTAAGATTGTCATTAGTGACTTTGGCTTGTCCAAAATGGAGGACCAAGGAGCGCTGACCACTGCCTGTGGGACTCCAGCGTATGTTG CTCCCGAGCTTCTGCAGCAGAAAAGTTACGGCAAAGAAGTGGACCTCTGGGCTCTGGGAGTAATTACCTTCATACT ATTATGTGGCTATCCTCCATTTTATGACGACAATGACACACAACTTTATAAACAGATCATCAAGGCCGAATATGAGTTTGACTCACCGTACTGGGATGAGATCTCTGACTCAG CAAAAGACTTCATAGTGCACTTACTGCAGAAGGAACCAGAGAAGAGATACAATTGTGATCAGGCCTTGCAACATCCTTG GATATCAGGAGGAGCTGCACTGGAGAAGAATATTCACGGATCTGTCAGCGAACAGATTCAGAAGAACTTTGCCAAGACTCAGTGGAAG agggCCTTCAATGCTACAATGGTGGTGCGTCACCTCAGTAAGATGGCCCACGTTGGAGATGATGAAGCAGGAGACAGTTCTTCAGGGAGAG aaatTTCTATGCATGGCACAGACATTGCCAATGAAGACTCCAAAGCCATCGTCTGA